TAGAAAGTCGATACGAAGCGCGGAGGTGACGTCACGTGATACGAACAGGTTCACTTGCCCCGCCCACACTGATAGCACCCGCGGCTAATCTTTATTTAACCTCCCCGTTAAGGTCATGTGACGGCGGCCACGATGCTTCACCTGTTTGAATCATTTGTCTGCTGCCACgtttcttctgcttctcttcttTCACTTTGAAATAATCTTTGTGTTTCCTATATTCGTCAGATATTTCAAATACCTTTTTAACCAATTCATCAAAATGTGAAACTTTCACAGCTTTAACACTTTTAGTTCCAGATTTATTAGTTCatcttgttttattcacattccaTGAAAATATTTTGGGTAAAATTTCAGGATTCCCAGAAAAGTTTTTAGTTTCTGAAATTTAAAGATTCGGTGTATTTGAAATATTTGGGCTGCACGAGTCCGTGGTCGGAGGTGAGTAAATGATTTGATGTTAATCTGAACTTTATTCAGTGAAACTTGATTCATTCAAGATGTTTGAACCAATCACATCTTTAGTTTGTTCCATCGCTCCTCCATCTGGCCTGactgtggttgccatggttaccagTCTGCATGACAGGGTGCATGTTCAGACGCAGACGTGGGGGGGGCGTCCCTCCAACACAAGTCTTCACTTTCCTGTCCTCTTTGTGTCAATGTCACCatgtcttcttttctctccttccacGGGCTACGGAATTATGGAGAACTTCATCTTTGgctgcaaacatttaaaaaatgtatttatctttcTGGGAAAGTTccgaaataaaaacatatgataACTTCCATATTTTAAAAGACGTGTGTCTGGTGACGCTCACGTTTTCCCATGTTCCCATGACGACGGtacctctctcctcttttactCCAGACGAAGGAAACACTGTTAAAAACGACAACAACCAACCGACAGATCCTCGTCCTTCCGCCCCACTCCTGCCGTCCAAAGTCCCCCACGCCGACACCACAGCCGCCCCCCTAACTAGATTACCCCCCCACAGGGACCCACCTCAGAATACTAAGACGCCCACTAATGCACCTGAGAAGCCTCGTAACCCTGCGGgtaatttacttatttttatctGAGTGACATCTTCACCACGTTAAACCAGATGAATCCGTTTGTGGTTTCAAAGTATTTGACTTCCTGCTGCAGTGAAGTGATATTTGAAGTATCTGAGCTGCTTCctgttgactttgtgtttttgtgagtgatGGTTGATTTATGTGAAACACATTGAAATCAGCTGGTGTTCGATCCCCTGCTGAGCGTGACGCTCTCTGTCGGTCCGACAGATTCATCAGCAAACAGTTCAAAGTCTTTTCAACAGGCTTCGTCTGCTGCGGGATTCAAACCTTTATTAATCTTTGTTGACAGGTCGAGGACGATCTCGTACACTGACACGCGCCTGCGTCTGCGTCCTGTTAAACCTTCTTTCTCCCTTGCAgctttcagccaatcacaggacGGATCATCACTGCTGAGAACTGCTCTGACCAATGAGAGGGCTAGAACTAACAGCTGGGGTAATAATGACCTCATGGAGCTTCCTCTGTTTCGCTCTTTGTCTGCCGTTAATCTGCCGCCATCTTGTTCCCTCCAGCTTCCAGTTGTCGTGCAGCTCAGTTTTTGTTTGCTCGCTGTCAGAGTCGCATCTTTAAACTCATCTCATCCAACGCAGCCGCCACGCCCTGCATGCGGAGCACAATCTTACAGTCATGGTTGCGTCATCACATCGGTTTCAATGACTGTGGTTtctgaagattgtgtttgaAAACTAAACGTGAGTGATGTGAGCAAACGTTAACGTCGGAACATCACTAACATCATCGCTGCTGTAAACTCGCTGCTCTGGCATCTTAATCCAGAATCCCATTTTAACTCAGGCTCAACTGTTTCTGATCTTTTAGGTCAAAGCAGAAACTTCGGGCCGTCGCTGCCTTTACACCCGTACGACCCGGCGGCCAGATCCTCGAGGCTGGTGTCAAGAAACcccctcttcccctcctctaaTGGCTTCagacagccccccccctcctcgtCCTCTAGAACCAGTAACTCGTCCCCGACCTCCGGGATACTCGGGGGTAATCCTCCTCCTGCCACCTTCACTCTGATTCACCTCGGGTTGTTCCTCTGTGGTCTGAGGGTGGAAGATGTCGGACTAATGATCTTATAATGATTCTGGTTTTGTTCCatctcacattttcttttcattccaaAGGAGAAGGACAAAACTTCAGACACTGATTCTCACCACGAACTTCAACACTTTGTTGTTCTTGTCTTTTGTTTGCTGCTGAATGAACTTGACAGATGAACAACTGCACGAGTCCGTTTGTCTAAAGTTTGATCGTCGTAACATTACgttcaaatctattaaaaaaaaaacaaatatcattTTTCACCATAACAACTtccaacttcctgtttctgtttcaagACGTCAAGACAATATATCAGCTGTGACGTCTGTGATTTTCCACTGCTTCATTTACATTCCTAAAAATTGGACAAAAacttaaaagacatttaaagcGGTCGTGTTTCTTAAAACCTTTCAGAcgtcaaacacaaatcaaattcTTCAAACTTTGAAAACATTCCGAGGACTCGAACTCTCGTTCTTTTCTCAGGTTCAGTTTCCAGATTCTTTCTCTCTGTAATGTTCAGTTTTCTTCCAACAGTTAACGGATATCACCGCCGGGGCATTTCCCCCCCCAAACCAGCCTTATGGCAACGACACCGACTGGGTAAAAaaccatgtttgtgtttcatcattAACTCTCCGGTCACTCCCACCGCAGCTCATCCTGGTGTTTTTGTCTCCATCCATTGTTTGTTTCAGTACTTTTGTCTTTCATTCGTCCCTCCATCGCTCGTCGATGTGTCCATCGCTCGTCTTTGTGTCTCatgtttttgctgctgcaggttttcatCAAAGCTTCAAATAATCAGGTGGAATTGAACTTGATTATTTGAGTGTGTTATATAAGCTGATGTCACTGTGGTCATGTGGTCATGTGGTCATGTGGTGGGGGTGTAAACGTCTGTGGTCGCTgggttcatcttcatcacactCGAACAGTCTGAGGACGACCAATCACACGTCAGCAGTTCATCTTAATGAAGCTTCTGTTGAAACGACATTTTTAATgagaaatgatgatgaatttgaagagcttttattttgacgagCAGGACGAAGCTTTGAACTTGTCTGTTTGACTATTTCTTCACCAACGTGGCTGAAGttcaacaatgaaaataaaaagtgaagcACTTCCTCTTcagatgtgatgtaaacagCAGATGAATCTAAAGTCAGAAACATGACGTGTGGATGATGATGTCACGTGTGCGTGGTCGTCCTGTCCAGTCAGCGTGAGCTGGTTTCTGCTGTCgtccatgttttattgtttcttctTCGTGTTCATGTCTCAAACGTGTCGACAAGAACTTTGTGTTTAAGATGTGAAACAGTGGAACCttcaacaaatcaaacaaagttTAACGTCCATGTTTTTCCGCCGCAGTGAACAACTCGCTGCTGGACGACGACACGTCTCAGCTGCCCGACGTGTTTGATCGTTCTGGTCCTCGGGTCGAGCGGCGGTTTCACGGTAACGGTCTGAATGTCGCCTCTCTCCTCATGCTCGTTTGCTGATTGGCGCTTCATTCGCTCTGCGCTGCCAACTCTGCATGGTTTGGCCGTTCTGGATGTCGAGAGACGAATGTTTAAAACGAGCGGGAAAGAAAATCCCGGTCGTCGGTCTGAGCTTCAGCAGCGTCTGTGGAAAATTCTTTGTGTTGATGGAAAGAATGTTCTCCTGCCGTCGTTTACTTACTTTTCAGAGCTTTTTGTCACCGCAGAAGTTTAAGGAAACTGTTTCTTATTATTCTGTGACGACGCTGCTGTTATTTCTGTCCTccagcctcagctgctgctttttgCTTGATTGCGATCACTGCAGGCTGCAGACATGTTCCTGCAGAGACGCCGTGTTTAGAGAAGGCCGGACACGGCGTGGCATCCAGCGAGAATGTGCAGACGAATGTTTGCTTTTGGTTTGaggattgtttgtttgtgagaatCAGACAGTGTTTATTTCATCTGGTTTTGTGCTGTAATCACGATGCAGTGAACGTTTAATTTATGTTGAAGAATAAAAGAACGTTTACAGAGGACAGGAAAAGAGTCGGCGCTGCAGGCGACCTGGCGTCTCCGGCGCTGTCACACACGGTCACATGTGAGCGACTGAGAGAAGCGTCTGtattgtttcatgtttggagcTGAAACATCTTTCATGTTTCTGGCTTCGCTCTGATTCCATTTAGTTCTGGAAGCGACTCAACTCCCTGATTGTAAAGAATTTGTGcaatgaaagaaagaagggaaTTTAATTGGCTGCAGCTTCTGGACGTCAGCCTGAAAAACAAACGCTCTGCGATCTGGTGGAATTAAACAAGAGCGctcatgttttcaggttgaGTTGGAACCAGGTATCGAGTTCTCATGAGAACAGAGGAGATTTTCCAGCAGATTAGAAATCAGTTCTCTGGAAAATAaagctttgttttttccttATTTAGACTCAAAGTGTCCAAAACATGAATCTGAACCTgattcacagtaaaaaaaaaagttccactGTTTCACATCCACAGAGATGAAGTCGTCTTCTACttgtaaacttgtttttcagtttcatatGATCTGTTTGTTCCAGGATCACCTGCTCGTCCCCTCAACAAGAGGCTGAACCTGGTGGGGAAACCTGGAGAAACAGGTGAGAAATGAGGAAACTATCAAAaacctttttcatgttttcatttgctggAAAAGtgaagttttcttttcatcagacAAAGTCAACGACTTCAAGCTGACGGACAAGTTACTGATTCTGAAACCCAAAGTCCCTCCAGCCACCGCCAAACCAGAGCGGAGACAGACCCCCACCACGACCGCAAGCACGACGGCCAGTACGACCTCAAGCACGACCACCAGTACGACCGCACGCATGACCTCAAGTACGACCTCGACCACTGTGGCACCAACACCTGGTACGAACACTTTAAATCAACCAAACGCTATCGTCTGTACTGACTCCGCCTCCACCAAGAAGGGTGTGTTTTGGCCTCTGGTTGTTTGGTGAAATTCTTCTTCTTGGCctctttatctttgttttgttcCGGTTCTTGTAGAACCGATGTTTACGCTGAAGTTCTCTGTGTTGAAAGaacttttttcagtttgtttctttgtgtttcttgtttcagCGACTCGACAGGAAACGTGGGAAGACTCTGACCTGTTCAAGTCTCAGCCGACCTCAGACATCGACGCCATGGGAAATAAAAGATTTGTTGGTGAGTGGAGTTGATTCAACTGAAGCTTTCAAAACAAGTTCTATTGCAGCAGGGAATTGAACCCTCAACCCTGGCAGTGTTGGTGCCTTGCTTTGATATATCAAAGAGAACACTGACTAaccccttccctcctcctcccacagcTCCTCACGTCGTTTATCAAACAGGAAAGAAACCGGACGAGCCGTGTTCCATCACTTCCTCCCTCAACTACTTTCCTGAAGACGAACACGGTGAGGCCAACGCGACGGCACCGCCCAAGACTCCACCCTCAAACCTCACCGTGGTGACGGTAGAGGGATGTCCGTCCTTCATCATCCTGGACTGGGAAAAAACCGACAATGACACCACgggtacaaatacacaaacgtCTCATGATGATTGTTCATCAgattcaacaaaatacaaaaccttTTACAAACATGTTTGTCTGACTGTACGATGTGTTCATACAAATCTTTCCCATAATCCTCTTGTCTTTTCCTCAGAGTATGAAGTCATCTCCACCGCTAAAGGACCCGATGGCGAGCAAGTTTCCATCCTGAGGACCAACCAGACTCACACGGCGGTGGAGAACCTCAAACCTGAGAGCAGGTGAGTCGTTGACCTTGAGTTTGACTGAAGATCAGATTCAGAAGAAGATTCAGATCTGAACTTCACCTCTGACCCGTTGACCTTCGAGGGCCCAGTGGAGCCTCGGGTTCACTTCAGTgtttcaataaagttttattttatttcagtttttttatgattACGGAGCaggaacacagaaaacaaaaacaaccgtGTTAACGTCACTTTTACTTAACAACTGAACGACTTCCCCTCGACGCCATCAAACCTCCAGTGACTCCAAAAGAAAAGAGGTCGCTCACCGTCACTCACAACTCAGCAACGTTCACAAACGACCTGCTCGCCAGCTGCTGCCACACATCTGGACACAGCTGTCCAATCACATAGAGGCAGTCGAGTCATTTCAGAGCCGAGCGCTGTCGCCACCACTGCCAGATGTTCAGGATGTAGAATAATCACAACGAGTCTGTTTAACACACTGAGGTTAAATGAGTCGCAGATAGAAACGGTGACATCAGGACATCATGTTTACGCATTTAAACGTGAAAGTAAGGGAGTATTTTAAACTAGGTAACTTGAGTATTTTAAACTAGGTAACTTGAGTATTTTAAACTAGTTAACTTGAGTATTTTAAACTAGGTAACTTGAGTATTTTAAACTAGTTAACTTGAGTATTTTAAACTAGGTAACTTGAGTATTTTAAACTGTTGAAAGTAACAGAGTATTTTAAACTAAGTAAGGCAGTATACTTTGTGTTTACAGTTATGAGTTCAAGGTGAAACCAAAGAACGATCTGGGTTCGGGTCCGTCCAGTGACCCAGTCTCCTTCAACACAGAGTCAGGTAAACGACACcgacaggaaatgaaaatgtttcctttgtgatgttttcactgaaaatcTCGTCTTGActaaaaaatagttttaataataaaactgtgAGACGACGTCATTAAATCTATAAATCAATTAaacttcagtttgtgtttttctcagctGACCCTCGAGTGAGCGAGAACGTTTCAGGTAAGATTTCGTCACACGTCTTCACGTGAACTCGTACTGAGCTTTAAAGTGTCGTCATGGAAACGCTGTCGTCTCTAGGTAAAGACGCCATCTGGACTCAGTTCCCCTTCAAGACGGACTCGTACTCCGACTGTCACGGGAAACAGTACGTGAAGAGAACCTGGTACCGCAAGTTTGTTGGTGTCCAGCTGTGCAACTCACT
The genomic region above belongs to Paralichthys olivaceus isolate ysfri-2021 chromosome 24, ASM2471397v2, whole genome shotgun sequence and contains:
- the LOC109646170 gene encoding target of Nesh-SH3-like isoform X11, with product MNECLEDGFYTIRYRERNRKWNYQTCPTSDTVIDNLKPNTPYEFGVRSNKDDRSGLWSKPVIHNTNMNNKNTQKTFKLQNPLKPLKPHGAHALFPPRPALHNRTQPRLSLLPHPGLPGAPRTSFAPPEGQQERLPLPGAAEPKWPHVSLDEGNTVKNDNNQPTDPRPSAPLLPSKVPHADTTAAPLTRLPPHRDPPQNTKTPTNAPEKPRNPAVNGYHRRGISPPKPALWQRHRLGSPARPLNKRLNLVGKPGETDKVNDFKLTDKLLILKPKVPPATAKPERRQTPTTTASTTASTTSSTTTSTTARMTSSTTSTTVAPTPATRQETWEDSDLFKSQPTSDIDAMGNKRFVAPHVVYQTGKKPDEPCSITSSLNYFPEDEHGEANATAPPKTPPSNLTVVTVEGCPSFIILDWEKTDNDTTEYEVISTAKGPDGEQVSILRTNQTHTAVENLKPESSYEFKVKPKNDLGSGPSSDPVSFNTESADPRVSENVSGKDAIWTQFPFKTDSYSDCHGKQYVKRTWYRKFVGVQLCNSLRYKIYLSDSLNGKFYNIGDQTGFGEDHCQFVDSFLDGRTGRQLRADQLPTRPGFYRAVRQEPVHFGQIGGHSHVSYVSWYECGTPIPGKW
- the LOC109646170 gene encoding target of Nesh-SH3-like isoform X8, with protein sequence MNECLEDGFYTIRYRERNRKWNYQTCPTSDTVIDNLKPNTPYEFGVRSNKDDRSGLWSKPVIHNTNMNNKNTQKTFKLQNPLKPLKPHGAHALFPPRPALHNRTQPRLSLLPHPGLPGAPRTSFAFSQSQDGSSLLRTALTNERARTNSWGQSRNFGPSLPLHPYDPAARSSRLVSRNPLFPSSNGFRQPPPSSSSRTSNSSPTSGILGVNGYHRRGISPPKPALWQRHRLVNNSLLDDDTSQLPDVFDRSGPRVERRFHGSPARPLNKRLNLVGKPGETDKVNDFKLTDKLLILKPKVPPATAKPERRQTPTTTASTTASTTSSTTTSTTARMTSSTTSTTVAPTPATRQETWEDSDLFKSQPTSDIDAMGNKRFVAPHVVYQTGKKPDEPCSITSSLNYFPEDEHGEANATAPPKTPPSNLTVVTVEGCPSFIILDWEKTDNDTTEYEVISTAKGPDGEQVSILRTNQTHTAVENLKPESSYEFKVKPKNDLGSGPSSDPVSFNTESADPRVSENVSGKDAIWTQFPFKTDSYSDCHGKQYVKRTWYRKFVGVQLCNSLRYKIYLSDSLNGKFYNIGDQTGFGEDHCQFVDSFLDGRTGRQLRADQLPTRPGFYRAVRQEPVHFGQIGGHSHVSYVSWYECGTPIPGKW
- the LOC109646170 gene encoding target of Nesh-SH3-like isoform X6; this encodes MNECLEDGFYTIRYRERNRKWNYQTCPTSDTVIDNLKPNTPYEFGVRSNKDDRSGLWSKPVIHNTNMNNKNTQKTFKLQNPLKPLKPHGAHALFPPRPALHNRTQPRLSLLPHPGLPGAPRTSFAPPEGQQERLPLPGAAEPKWPHVSLDEGNTVKNDNNQPTDPRPSAPLLPSKVPHADTTAAPLTRLPPHRDPPQNTKTPTNAPEKPRNPAVNGYHRRGISPPKPALWQRHRLVNNSLLDDDTSQLPDVFDRSGPRVERRFHGSPARPLNKRLNLVGKPGETDKVNDFKLTDKLLILKPKVPPATAKPERRQTPTTTASTTASTTSSTTTSTTARMTSSTTSTTVAPTPATRQETWEDSDLFKSQPTSDIDAMGNKRFVAPHVVYQTGKKPDEPCSITSSLNYFPEDEHGEANATAPPKTPPSNLTVVTVEGCPSFIILDWEKTDNDTTEYEVISTAKGPDGEQVSILRTNQTHTAVENLKPESSYEFKVKPKNDLGSGPSSDPVSFNTESADPRVSENVSGKDAIWTQFPFKTDSYSDCHGKQYVKRTWYRKFVGVQLCNSLRYKIYLSDSLNGKFYNIGDQTGFGEDHCQFVDSFLDGRTGRQLRADQLPTRPGFYRAVRQEPVHFGQIGGHSHVSYVSWYECGTPIPGKW
- the LOC109646170 gene encoding target of Nesh-SH3-like isoform X1 produces the protein MNECLEDGFYTIRYRERNRKWNYQTCPTSDTVIDNLKPNTPYEFGVRSNKDDRSGLWSKPVIHNTNMNNKNTQKTFKLQNPLKPLKPHGAHALFPPRPALHNRTQPRLSLLPHPGLPGAPRTSFAPPEGQQERLPLPGAAEPKWPHVSLDEGNTVKNDNNQPTDPRPSAPLLPSKVPHADTTAAPLTRLPPHRDPPQNTKTPTNAPEKPRNPAAFSQSQDGSSLLRTALTNERARTNSWGQSRNFGPSLPLHPYDPAARSSRLVSRNPLFPSSNGFRQPPPSSSSRTSNSSPTSGILGVNGYHRRGISPPKPALWQRHRLVNNSLLDDDTSQLPDVFDRSGPRVERRFHGSPARPLNKRLNLVGKPGETDKVNDFKLTDKLLILKPKVPPATAKPERRQTPTTTASTTASTTSSTTTSTTARMTSSTTSTTVAPTPATRQETWEDSDLFKSQPTSDIDAMGNKRFVAPHVVYQTGKKPDEPCSITSSLNYFPEDEHGEANATAPPKTPPSNLTVVTVEGCPSFIILDWEKTDNDTTEYEVISTAKGPDGEQVSILRTNQTHTAVENLKPESSYEFKVKPKNDLGSGPSSDPVSFNTESADPRVSENVSGKDAIWTQFPFKTDSYSDCHGKQYVKRTWYRKFVGVQLCNSLRYKIYLSDSLNGKFYNIGDQTGFGEDHCQFVDSFLDGRTGRQLRADQLPTRPGFYRAVRQEPVHFGQIGGHSHVSYVSWYECGTPIPGKW
- the LOC109646170 gene encoding target of Nesh-SH3-like isoform X14, which translates into the protein MNECLEDGFYTIRYRERNRKWNYQTCPTSDTVIDNLKPNTPYEFGVRSNKDDRSGLWSKPVIHNTNMNNKNTQKTFKLQNPLKPLKPHGAHALFPPRPALHNRTQPRLSLLPHPGLPGAPRTSFAPPEGQQERLPLPGAAEPKWPHVSLDEGNTVKNDNNQPTDPRPSAPLLPSKVPHADTTAAPLTRLPPHRDPPQNTKTPTNAPEKPRNPAGSPARPLNKRLNLVGKPGETDKVNDFKLTDKLLILKPKVPPATAKPERRQTPTTTASTTASTTSSTTTSTTARMTSSTTSTTVAPTPATRQETWEDSDLFKSQPTSDIDAMGNKRFVAPHVVYQTGKKPDEPCSITSSLNYFPEDEHGEANATAPPKTPPSNLTVVTVEGCPSFIILDWEKTDNDTTEYEVISTAKGPDGEQVSILRTNQTHTAVENLKPESSYEFKVKPKNDLGSGPSSDPVSFNTESADPRVSENVSGKDAIWTQFPFKTDSYSDCHGKQYVKRTWYRKFVGVQLCNSLRYKIYLSDSLNGKFYNIGDQTGFGEDHCQFVDSFLDGRTGRQLRADQLPTRPGFYRAVRQEPVHFGQIGGHSHVSYVSWYECGTPIPGKW
- the LOC109646170 gene encoding target of Nesh-SH3-like isoform X7 — translated: MNECLEDGFYTIRYRERNRKWNYQTCPTSDTVIDNLKPNTPYEFGVRSNKDDRSGLWSKPVIHNTNMNNKNTQKTFKLQNPLKPLKPHGAHALFPPRPALHNRTQPRLSLLPHPGLPGAPRTSFAPPEGQQERLPLPGAAEPKWPHVSLDEGNTVKNDNNQPTDPRPSAPLLPSKVPHADTTAAPLTRLPPHRDPPQNTKTPTNAPEKPRNPAAFSQSQDGSSLLRTALTNERARTNSWVNGYHRRGISPPKPALWQRHRLGSPARPLNKRLNLVGKPGETDKVNDFKLTDKLLILKPKVPPATAKPERRQTPTTTASTTASTTSSTTTSTTARMTSSTTSTTVAPTPATRQETWEDSDLFKSQPTSDIDAMGNKRFVAPHVVYQTGKKPDEPCSITSSLNYFPEDEHGEANATAPPKTPPSNLTVVTVEGCPSFIILDWEKTDNDTTEYEVISTAKGPDGEQVSILRTNQTHTAVENLKPESSYEFKVKPKNDLGSGPSSDPVSFNTESADPRVSENVSGKDAIWTQFPFKTDSYSDCHGKQYVKRTWYRKFVGVQLCNSLRYKIYLSDSLNGKFYNIGDQTGFGEDHCQFVDSFLDGRTGRQLRADQLPTRPGFYRAVRQEPVHFGQIGGHSHVSYVSWYECGTPIPGKW
- the LOC109646170 gene encoding target of Nesh-SH3-like isoform X4 — encoded protein: MNECLEDGFYTIRYRERNRKWNYQTCPTSDTVIDNLKPNTPYEFGVRSNKDDRSGLWSKPVIHNTNMNNKNTQKTFKLQNPLKPLKPHGAHALFPPRPALHNRTQPRLSLLPHPGLPGAPRTSFAPPEGQQERLPLPGAAEPKWPHVSLDEGNTVKNDNNQPTDPRPSAPLLPSKVPHADTTAAPLTRLPPHRDPPQNTKTPTNAPEKPRNPAAFSQSQDGSSLLRTALTNERARTNSWVNGYHRRGISPPKPALWQRHRLVNNSLLDDDTSQLPDVFDRSGPRVERRFHGSPARPLNKRLNLVGKPGETDKVNDFKLTDKLLILKPKVPPATAKPERRQTPTTTASTTASTTSSTTTSTTARMTSSTTSTTVAPTPATRQETWEDSDLFKSQPTSDIDAMGNKRFVAPHVVYQTGKKPDEPCSITSSLNYFPEDEHGEANATAPPKTPPSNLTVVTVEGCPSFIILDWEKTDNDTTEYEVISTAKGPDGEQVSILRTNQTHTAVENLKPESSYEFKVKPKNDLGSGPSSDPVSFNTESADPRVSENVSGKDAIWTQFPFKTDSYSDCHGKQYVKRTWYRKFVGVQLCNSLRYKIYLSDSLNGKFYNIGDQTGFGEDHCQFVDSFLDGRTGRQLRADQLPTRPGFYRAVRQEPVHFGQIGGHSHVSYVSWYECGTPIPGKW
- the LOC109646170 gene encoding target of Nesh-SH3-like isoform X15, producing the protein MNECLEDGFYTIRYRERNRKWNYQTCPTSDTVIDNLKPNTPYEFGVRSNKDDRSGLWSKPVIHNTNMNNKNTQKTFKLQNPLKPLKPHGAHALFPPRPALHNRTQPRLSLLPHPGLPGAPRTSFAFSQSQDGSSLLRTALTNERARTNSWVNGYHRRGISPPKPALWQRHRLVNNSLLDDDTSQLPDVFDRSGPRVERRFHGSPARPLNKRLNLVGKPGETDKVNDFKLTDKLLILKPKVPPATAKPERRQTPTTTASTTASTTSSTTTSTTARMTSSTTSTTVAPTPATRQETWEDSDLFKSQPTSDIDAMGNKRFVAPHVVYQTGKKPDEPCSITSSLNYFPEDEHGEANATAPPKTPPSNLTVVTVEGCPSFIILDWEKTDNDTTEYEVISTAKGPDGEQVSILRTNQTHTAVENLKPESSYEFKVKPKNDLGSGPSSDPVSFNTESADPRVSENVSGKDAIWTQFPFKTDSYSDCHGKQYVKRTWYRKFVGVQLCNSLRYKIYLSDSLNGKFYNIGDQTGFGEDHCQFVDSFLDGRTGRQLRADQLPTRPGFYRAVRQEPVHFGQIGGHSHVSYVSWYECGTPIPGKW
- the LOC109646170 gene encoding target of Nesh-SH3-like isoform X2, producing MNECLEDGFYTIRYRERNRKWNYQTCPTSDTVIDNLKPNTPYEFGVRSNKDDRSGLWSKPVIHNTNMNNKNTQKTFKLQNPLKPLKPHGAHALFPPRPALHNRTQPRLSLLPHPGLPGAPRTSFDEGNTVKNDNNQPTDPRPSAPLLPSKVPHADTTAAPLTRLPPHRDPPQNTKTPTNAPEKPRNPAAFSQSQDGSSLLRTALTNERARTNSWGQSRNFGPSLPLHPYDPAARSSRLVSRNPLFPSSNGFRQPPPSSSSRTSNSSPTSGILGVNGYHRRGISPPKPALWQRHRLVNNSLLDDDTSQLPDVFDRSGPRVERRFHGSPARPLNKRLNLVGKPGETDKVNDFKLTDKLLILKPKVPPATAKPERRQTPTTTASTTASTTSSTTTSTTARMTSSTTSTTVAPTPATRQETWEDSDLFKSQPTSDIDAMGNKRFVAPHVVYQTGKKPDEPCSITSSLNYFPEDEHGEANATAPPKTPPSNLTVVTVEGCPSFIILDWEKTDNDTTEYEVISTAKGPDGEQVSILRTNQTHTAVENLKPESSYEFKVKPKNDLGSGPSSDPVSFNTESADPRVSENVSGKDAIWTQFPFKTDSYSDCHGKQYVKRTWYRKFVGVQLCNSLRYKIYLSDSLNGKFYNIGDQTGFGEDHCQFVDSFLDGRTGRQLRADQLPTRPGFYRAVRQEPVHFGQIGGHSHVSYVSWYECGTPIPGKW
- the LOC109646170 gene encoding target of Nesh-SH3-like isoform X3, which gives rise to MNECLEDGFYTIRYRERNRKWNYQTCPTSDTVIDNLKPNTPYEFGVRSNKDDRSGLWSKPVIHNTNMNNKNTQKTFKLQNPLKPLKPHGAHALFPPRPALHNRTQPRLSLLPHPGLPGAPRTSFAPPEGQQERLPLPGAAEPKWPHVSLDEGNTVKNDNNQPTDPRPSAPLLPSKVPHADTTAAPLTRLPPHRDPPQNTKTPTNAPEKPRNPAAFSQSQDGSSLLRTALTNERARTNSWGQSRNFGPSLPLHPYDPAARSSRLVSRNPLFPSSNGFRQPPPSSSSRTSNSSPTSGILGVNGYHRRGISPPKPALWQRHRLGSPARPLNKRLNLVGKPGETDKVNDFKLTDKLLILKPKVPPATAKPERRQTPTTTASTTASTTSSTTTSTTARMTSSTTSTTVAPTPATRQETWEDSDLFKSQPTSDIDAMGNKRFVAPHVVYQTGKKPDEPCSITSSLNYFPEDEHGEANATAPPKTPPSNLTVVTVEGCPSFIILDWEKTDNDTTEYEVISTAKGPDGEQVSILRTNQTHTAVENLKPESSYEFKVKPKNDLGSGPSSDPVSFNTESADPRVSENVSGKDAIWTQFPFKTDSYSDCHGKQYVKRTWYRKFVGVQLCNSLRYKIYLSDSLNGKFYNIGDQTGFGEDHCQFVDSFLDGRTGRQLRADQLPTRPGFYRAVRQEPVHFGQIGGHSHVSYVSWYECGTPIPGKW
- the LOC109646170 gene encoding target of Nesh-SH3-like isoform X10 translates to MNECLEDGFYTIRYRERNRKWNYQTCPTSDTVIDNLKPNTPYEFGVRSNKDDRSGLWSKPVIHNTNMNNKNTQKTFKLQNPLKPLKPHGAHALFPPRPALHNRTQPRLSLLPHPGLPGAPRTSFAPPEGQQERLPLPGAAEPKWPHVSLDEGNTVKNDNNQPTDPRPSAPLLPSKVPHADTTAAPLTRLPPHRDPPQNTKTPTNAPEKPRNPAVNNSLLDDDTSQLPDVFDRSGPRVERRFHGSPARPLNKRLNLVGKPGETDKVNDFKLTDKLLILKPKVPPATAKPERRQTPTTTASTTASTTSSTTTSTTARMTSSTTSTTVAPTPATRQETWEDSDLFKSQPTSDIDAMGNKRFVAPHVVYQTGKKPDEPCSITSSLNYFPEDEHGEANATAPPKTPPSNLTVVTVEGCPSFIILDWEKTDNDTTEYEVISTAKGPDGEQVSILRTNQTHTAVENLKPESSYEFKVKPKNDLGSGPSSDPVSFNTESADPRVSENVSGKDAIWTQFPFKTDSYSDCHGKQYVKRTWYRKFVGVQLCNSLRYKIYLSDSLNGKFYNIGDQTGFGEDHCQFVDSFLDGRTGRQLRADQLPTRPGFYRAVRQEPVHFGQIGGHSHVSYVSWYECGTPIPGKW